The genomic DNA cactgacccccaatgtaggggacattcttcccactgacccccaatgtagggggacattcttcccactgacccccaatgtagagagacattcttcccactgacccccaatgtagagggacattcttcccactgaccaccaatgtaaggggacattcttcccactgaccaccaatataaggggacattcttcccactgacccccaatgtagggggacattcctcccgctgaccatcaatgtaaggggacattcttcccactgaccatcaatgtaaggggacattcttcccactgaccatcaatgtaaggggacattcttcccactgaccatcaatgtaaggggacattcttcccactgaccatcaatgtaaggggacattcttcccactgacccccaatgcagggggacattcctcccactgacccctaatgcagggggacattcttcccactgaccatgaatgtagggggacattcttcccactgaccatgaatgtaggggggacattctacccactgacccccaatgtaagggtacattcttcccactgacccccaatgtaagggtacattcttcccactgacccccaatgtagggggacattcttcccactgaccatcaatgtagggggacattcttcccactgaccatgaatgtaggggggacattctacccactgacccccaatgtaagggtacattcttcccactgacccccaatgtaagggtacattcttcccactgacccccaatgtagggggacattcttcccactgaccatcaatgtagggggacattcttcccactgaccatgaatgtagggggacattcttcccactgccccccAACGTATGGGGACATTCTTCACACTGCCCCCCAACGtatggggacattcttcccactgaccatcaatgtaaggggacattcttcccactgaccccccatgtagggggacattcttcccactgaccccccatgtagggggacattcttcccactgacccccaatgtaaggggatattcttcccactgaccccccatgtagggggatattcttcccactgacccccccatgtagggggacattcttcccactgacccccaatgtaagggcacattcttcccactgacccccaatgtaaggggacattcttcccactgacccccaatataaggggacattcttcccactgacctccaatttaAAGGGACACTACAATTTTCACTGTCGGCGTCTCTTTTCTGGCCATTACTATTATTCTTTTCATCCCATGATTGCTACTAAAAATAATTTGGTTGGATAGATAAGGGTACTCTTTTCTGGGTGTCAAATACTCAAACAGGTGTGTCACAATCCATATTGTTTCCCTTATTATTATCTGTAAAGATCTGATCACACTCATATGCCTTACACTGTAGATATAATAATGTTTAGcggggggttccctgagacctggagattatttcaggggttcctctgcGGTAAGGTGGAGAACGTCTACTCCCAGGTTGTAGATAACAAGGAATTTGCCTCCTCCTATTCCTTCTTTATTGAactgtattataattgtactgtccccccatctacattgtaaatcgctgcgtaaactgttggcactatataaatcctgcataatataaTAATGCTCTCATACATACCTGTAATATTCCTGTCCTGGCTGCAATCCATGGCAGGATACATGGGGCAGATCGctctgtatgctgccatgttggcaccagaaAAACCGCATATTTAAATATTGTCATTGGAAAATaaaagtcagctgatcacatgattggCCGGGCCAGCAATGATTCAATCAATTTGGAATTGTCAGCCCCATACACCCCAGGGGAAGAGCTGTGTTACTGTGATAACTGCACATTACAGAAGCATGGAAGGAGAGAGCAATGAATAGGACTCTCACCTGATTAAATTCTGCAGCAGACAGGTGACAGTGACAGTCCACCATCCCCCCATTCAGCTCCATCGCAGTACAGGGGGGatcctatccgccgaaggaacttattcggcaagacaccggctccccGAGCAAGAACTTCCAGACATCTGTCAGTCTCCAGCTCAGCATGGactctcactgcgcatgcgcctccCCAGCCACCAGCACCGCCCTCCATCTTTGTACACCCGTTCTTACAGACCTAGCGATATAAACGCCAAAATTGTAACTTTTATTCCGGTAAAACTAATTTTACTCGAGGTAACTGTATTAAAAAATGTCCTCTAAAAAGTGATTTGTGTTTTATTTCAAGTACTGGCAACTGTCCGGTGTAGTAAGATGGCGATTTTTCCGTTTTAGCAGGCAACTGGTTTTGGGATTgggagtagcaagatggcggctGTCCGACTTCCGGTGCTCATTTGTACAGGGAAAAATACCGAAATATGTTGTGATGTTCGTTTGTAAAGAATGCTTAATAATATTCTAATACGTACAGAGTAATAACGATAGAAAAATATGAAAGCAAGCCGTCCCTTCAACCTACACGGAACGAATGTGTTAGGGACGGTTCCCGGGGGTGCAGATTTGGAAACGGAACTTCCGGCGCGGGGCTTTCCGGTTTTTGAAAATGGCGGCAAATGTTGACAGTCCGAAGCGAAGGAGTCTCCGCTTACAGGATACGAGAGTGGCCGCTGAGAACGGACCAGCTTCTTCCTCCTTCTCAGGGGCCCGGGGCCCCGCAGAGCTCAGGACTTCCGGTAATGCAAAGAGCCTGTCTGCGGAGAAGAGGAGGGCAGGCACAGAGAGACAGGAGGGGTCCCTAGGCAAGAGGAGAAGCGAAGAGCTACTCAGAAGGAAGCAAGACCCCATTAAAGGGACTCCTCAGGGTAAGAATGAAACAGACCAGGAGCCCAATAACAGAGCGCCCTCcacaggaaggaaggagaaaagagaCTCAAAGAGCGCGCACCCCgaggggcccaacgctgccgagagggTGCACCCCAAagggcccaacgctgccgagagggcgcaccccgaggggcccaacgctgccgagagggcgcaccccgaggggcccaacgctgccgagagggcgcaccccgaagggcccaacgctgccgagagggcgcaccccgaggggcccaacgctgccgagagggcgcaccccgaggggcccaacgctgccgagagggcgcaccccgaggggcccaacgctgccgagagggcgcaccccgaagggcccaacgctgccgagagggcgcaccccgaagggcccaacgctgccgagagggcgcaccccgaagggcccaacgctgccgagagggcgcaccccgaggggcccaacgctgccgagagggcgcaccccgaggggcccaacgctgccgagagggcgcaccccgaggggcccaacgctgccgagagggcgcaccccgaggggcccaacgctgccgagagggcgcacCCCGAGGGGCCCAAAAGTGCCTCTCATTCTCCTAGAGGTGATGACGGTAGAAGCCTACGACCACGGAGAAGCCAGGACAGCTCCAGTGTTAACATAGTGGACAACCCGCAAGGAGCCACCTCTTCCCCCACCACTAATGCCTCCCTCAGCAGAGAGACCAGATCCAGCAAAGCTAAAAGCCAAGAGCAGCCTGGAGCCTCCGCTGCAGTAAGAGGACTGGGTGAAGGTGCAATCTCAAGCAAAGACAAAGCACGCCTTGCTGAGCCCATCTCTGAAAAAACACAAGGCTCTGAGGGCTCTGTTGAGAGCAGCAGCCATGACAGTAGCCGGCGACCAAGGAGAAGCCGCGACGGCTCCAGCATTAACGAAGAGAACCGCTCCAGAGGAGCCGCTGCTGTAACTAATGCATCGCTGAAGAGAGAGACCAGATCCAGTGCAGGAAGAATGCAGGAGGGATCTGAAGCCTCCATGGCCATCAGGGGTAAAGATGCCATTTCAAGCAAAGCGATATTGGAAAATGTAGACCTTGTGGAGCCCAACTCTCAAAAACTAGAGAACTCTGAGGAGAGCAGCAGTCATAAAAGAAGCCATGAGGGCTGCGGCTTTAATGTAGAGGATGACCACAAAGGAGCCACTTCATCCACCGTAACTAGTACATTGTCTACCAGAAAGACCAGAGCCAGCAGAGCAAAGGACATTGATGAACCTGGAGTCTCCATTGCGGTCGGGAGAGGAGGCGATGGTTTAGACTCAAGCCAGCAGAAGAATGAAAACAAAGCCAAGGCCAACTCTCAACAAGGGGAAGGATCTGAGGACCCTGGTGGGAGCAGCGGTCATAATAGAAGCTCACAACCAAAGGGAAACCTTAGTAGCAACAATGTTGATGTAGAGGACAGCCCCAGAGCAGCCGCTTTGTCCACTGGTACCAATGCTTCATTCACCAGAGAGACCAGATCCAGTAAAGCAATAAACTTTCAAGAGGAAAAAGGATCTGGGGACTCTGGGAGTAGCAGCCACAATAGAAGCTTACAAAGACTGAGGAGCCCTAAGGGCTCCAGCAGTAATGTACAGAGCAGCTCCAGAGGACCCAGTTCTTCCACTGAAAGGTGTGATTTAATCAGCGGAGGCACCAGGGGACATAAAGACTACGAGAAAGCTGGACTTTCCACTGCTGCCAATAAAAGGGACAGTGATACACTTTTAAGTAAAGGTGAAAGAGTAATGAGGCCCAGCAACCAAAGTGAGGAGACATTAGACATCTCTGGTGGGGTTAGAAGTCCGGGTAAAAACTTAAGACCAAGGAGAAGCTGTGATGGCTCTGGCATCAGTGGTGGCAATAGTGAGGCAATACGAGAAGGTGATGGTACACCTTCCAAAGAAAGGACTGGGAAAAGTGAACCTGTAACCCCGAGTGGGGATGTTTTGGGGAATCCTAGGGGGAACATCAGTCCCAGGAAAaacgtaacaaaaaataaaaatcttgaggACCCTGTTGATGAAAGGCATCCTTCTAACTTGACCATGGAGAGCAATGCAGGAGAGGCTGCCAGAGACTATAAAGTGCACTGTTGTTCCAAGCAGTTGCTGCAGGAGGTGCTGGGGATGTGTACAGGAATCTGCAAAGAAATTGTGGATAGTCAGCAGTATCTGAATGAGGAACAGAAGCAGCAGCATCACAAGAACTTGGTCTGGGTGAGAAGTGTTTGGCTTTGGAACCTGAATTTAATTTCAGTAGAGATGTtatgagagagggaaaaaaaaaatttatatatatttatttattttcgtttaagggccagttcacaccatagaaacgcatgctttttctgcatgtgcgtttttgatgcagtccagtgcaattgtttcccccctctttttttttcttaaacttaaataaggacatgtgtatttcagtgtgtttttgatgctttttacagcgttccagtttagtccagtgcaggaaaaatgcagcatgttctacttttttttttttttttttttctggaactgcaagcactggtgtgatctatgccattaaccccttcccgccgagcgtacgcagatatgcgtactcggctttccggggttataccgggatgatgcctgcagctgcaggcatcatcccggtaccgttgtttacagcgggcgatcggctacccgagtataacaaccgatgctgctaaaagccgctcggttgttataccggaggagcgggaggggacatctccccctcccgccgctgttaccgggcctcccgtgcgatcgggaggcccggtgtccaatcgggtacctttaGGGGCGGGCttgaacgaagctgtgagcggcttcgttccagccttctcgttgtaaacgcggaagcaacgtcatgacgtcacttcctgtttactcggctgccaatggcgccgaattttaaaaagtacacagtgttcagaatcgccgttttcggcgatcttaatactttgaagtgtaaaggagggatgggggggtcttttagaccccccccatccctccataaggAGTACCGGTCacccacctattactgtcacaagggatgtttacattccttgtgacagcaataaaagtaaaaaaaaaaaatttttttttaaaacacaatttttataaagtaaaaaaataaataaaattaaataaaaaaaaataattttttttttttaaagtgcccctgtccccgcgagctcgcgcagcgaagaaaacgcatacggaagtcgcgcccgcatatgtaaacggtgttcaaatcacacatgtgaggtatcgccgcgatcgtcagagcaagagcaataattctagccctagacctcctctgtaactcaaacctggtaaccgtaaaaaatttttaaagcatcgcctatggaaattcataggtaccgtagtttgtcgccattccacgagtgcttgcaattataaagggtgacatgtttggtatctatttactcggcgtaacatcatctttcacattatacaaaaaaattggggtaactttactgttaggattttttaaaattcatgaaagtgtcccttttccaaaaatttgcgtttaaaacaccgctgcacaaatactgtatgataaaaaaatattgcaacaatcgccatattattctctagattctctgctaa from Aquarana catesbeiana isolate 2022-GZ linkage group LG04, ASM4218655v1, whole genome shotgun sequence includes the following:
- the NSL1 gene encoding kinetochore-associated protein NSL1 homolog; translated protein: MQEGSEASMAIRGKDAISSKAILENVDLVEPNSQKLENSEESSSHKRSHEGCGFNVEDDHKGATSSTVTSTLSTRKTRASRAKDIDEPGVSIAVGRGGDGLDSSQQKNENKAKANSQQGEGSEDPGGSSGHNRSSQPKGNLSSNNVDVEDSPRAAALSTGTNASFTRETRSSKAINFQEEKGSGDSGSSSHNRSLQRLRSPKGSSSNVQSSSRGPSSSTERCDLISGGTRGHKDYEKAGLSTAANKRDSDTLLSKGERVMRPSNQSEETLDISGGVRSPGKNLRPRRSCDGSGISGGNSEAIREGDGTPSKERTGKSEPVTPSGDVLGNPRGNISPRKNVTKNKNLEDPVDERHPSNLTMESNAGEAARDYKVHCCSKQLLQEVLGMCTGICKEIVDSQQYLNEEQKQQHHKNLVWDFESAFQENVSINGLSWHEAPDKDSEPDIKILEDQLDEAMVETSMKRKRYPRKILSHFVKALKTEREILNQYKPVVNPEKVRLDPALEFRMKDLSATAATICHHIHETKKALPVQLEKAEGFSEVLSLQPVLEESHIRKDIFYSRVVIEDISKSIPKILETTPTESEPQDLATPMRSLRKRKISLPQRHLYPLQSKRKISLES